A segment of the Terriglobales bacterium genome:
GCTTGAGCGCGGCCTTCATGTGCCGCCGCACGCCGGGGGCGTACATGTGGGTGTAGGAGGCGTTCAACGCGATGCTGACGAACTCGAACAGCTTGGGGAGCAGCACGCCGCCCGTGTAGATGCCGGCATTGGTCGCGGTGAACTGTTCGGCGAAGAGCGGATCCAGGTCGTACCAGGGGTCCCAGGCGTAGTTCCACCGCCCGATGGTCTTCAGGCGGTCGCAGGCGGGGGTGGCGACCTTGGCCTGCGACTTGGGCACGCGCATGCCCGCCTCCTTGACCTCCTCCAGCAGGATGGGCGCGCCCAGGCTGCAAGAATGGATGGCGAGCACGGAGGCCATCTTCAGCACCGCCAGGATCTCGTCGCGGGTGGCGCCCGTCTGCAGGGCGGCCCGGATATGGCGGCGCGTGCCCTCCGGGTTGAGGCTGGTGCAGGCGGCGTTCAACGCCACCCCGATCAGCTCGACGCTCTTGCGCGGCAGGACGTTGCCGGCCCAGGCGTTGGTGGCCATCTGGAAGCAGGCCTCGGCCCACTGCGGATCCCACTCCCGCAGCTTCTCAAACGACGCTTCCCACGGGCCCGTGGGATGCCCTGGGCGGACGGTGGGCGCGCTTCCGGGCCTGGTTTGCTTGGTCATGGAGTGCCTCCTTGCCTGCCGGCAGGAACGTGGAAATGGCTCACCTTGCAGGGTAGAAGGCCGTGCCCACGACGCCAACTGGCAAAAGTCACAGTTGTGCCCGTCCCAGCGAGGTCACATCCTGCCGTGAGCGGAATCACGGAAACCCAGGTCCGGCGGGCGCAG
Coding sequences within it:
- a CDS encoding carboxymuconolactone decarboxylase family protein, with amino-acid sequence MTKQTRPGSAPTVRPGHPTGPWEASFEKLREWDPQWAEACFQMATNAWAGNVLPRKSVELIGVALNAACTSLNPEGTRRHIRAALQTGATRDEILAVLKMASVLAIHSCSLGAPILLEEVKEAGMRVPKSQAKVATPACDRLKTIGRWNYAWDPWYDLDPLFAEQFTATNAGIYTGGVLLPKLFEFVSIALNASYTHMYAPGVRRHMKAALKLGATVEEIMEVLKLCLAQGVEACNLAVPILDEELQAASGDQHLAAVI